A single genomic interval of Prionailurus viverrinus isolate Anna chromosome A2, UM_Priviv_1.0, whole genome shotgun sequence harbors:
- the LRRN1 gene encoding leucine-rich repeat neuronal protein 1: MARMSFVLAACQLVLGLLMTSLTGYSLQNSECPQLCVCEIRPWFTPQSTYREATTVDCNDLRLTRIPSNLSSDTQVLLLQSNNIAKTVDELQQLFNLTELDFSQNNFTNIKEVGLANLTQLTTLHLEENQITEMTDYCLQDLSNLQELYINHNQISTISANAFSGLKNLLRLHLNSNKLKIIDSRWFDSTPNLEILMIGENPVIGILDMNFKPLSNLRSLVLAGMYLTDIPGNALVGLDSLESLSFYDNKLVKVPQLALQKVPNLKFLDLNKNPIHKIQEGDFKNMLRLKELGINNMGELVSVDRYALDNLPELTKLEATNNPKLSYIHRLAFRSVPALESLMLNNNALNAVYQKTVESLPNLREISIHSNPLRCDCVIHWINSNKTNIRFMEPLSMFCAMPPEYRGQQVKEVLIQDSSEQCLPMIAHDTFPNHLNMDIGTTVFLDCRAMAEPEPEIYWVTPLGNKITVDTLSDKYKLSSEGTLEISNIQVEDSGRYTCVAQNVEGADTRVVTIKVNGTLLDGTQVLKIYVKQTESHSILVSWKVNSNVMTSNLKWSSATMKIDNPHITYTARVPVDVHEYNLTHLQPSTDYEVCLTVSNIHQQTQKSCVNVTTKNAAFALDISDQETSTALAAVMGSMFAVISLASIAVYIAKRFKRKNYHHSLKKYMQKTSSIPLNELYPPLINLWEGDSEKDKDGSADTKPTQVDTSRSYYMW; this comes from the coding sequence ATGGCTAGAATGAGCTTTGTGTTAGCAGCTTGCCAATTGGTGCTGGGCTTGCTAATGACTTCATTAACTGGGTACTCCCTACAAAATAGTGAGTGTCCACAACTTTGCGTATGTGAAATTAGGCCCTGGTTCACCCCGCAATCCACATACAGAGAAGCCACCACTGTTGATTGCAATGATCTCCGCTTAACAAGGATTCCCAGCAACCTTTCTAGTGATACTCAAGTGCTTCTCTTACAGAGCAATAACATTGCAAAGACCGTGGATGAGCTCCAGCAGCTTTTCAACTTGACTGAGCTAGATTTCTCCCAAAACAACTTCACAAATATTAAGGAGGTCGGGCTAGCAAACCTGACCCAGCTCACTACTCTACATTTGGAGGAAAATCAGATTACGGAAATGACTGATTACTGTCTGCAGGACCTCAGCAACCTTCAAGAACTCTATATCAACCATAACCAGATTAGCACTATTTCTGCTAATGCTTTTTCAggcttaaaaaatcttttaaggcTCCACTTGAACTCcaataaattgaaaattattgATAGCCGCTGGTTTGATTCAACACCCAACCTGGAAATTCTCATGATTGGGGAAAACCCTGTGATTGGAATTCTGGATATGAACTTTAAACCCCTCTCAAATTTGAGAAGCCTGGTTTTGGCAGGAATGTATCTCACTGATATTCCTGGAAATGCCTTGGTGGGCTTGGATAGCCTTGAAAGCCTGTCTTTTTATGATAACAAACTGGTCAAGGTCCCCCAACTTGCCCTGCAAAAGGttccaaatttaaaattcttagacCTCAACAAAAACCCCATCCACAAAATCCAAGAAGGGGACTTCAAAAATATGCTTCGGCTAAAAGAACTAGGAATCAACAATATGGGGGAACTTGTTTCTGTGGATCGCTATGCCCTTGATAACTTGCCTGAACTCACAAAGTTAGAAGCCACCAATAACCCCAAATTATCTTATATCCACCGCTTGGCTTTTCGAAGTGTTCCTGCCCTGGAAAGCTTGATGTTGAACAACAATGCCTTGAATGCTGTTTACCAAAAGACAGTAGAATCCCTTCCCAATCTTCGTGAGATCAGTATCCATAGCAACCCCCTGAGGTGTGACTGTGTCATCCACTGGATTAACTCCAACAAAACAAACATCCGCTTCATGGAGCCTTTGTCCATGTTCTGTGCCATGCCACCTGAATATAGAGGGCAGCAGGTAAAGGAAGTTTTAATCCAAGATTCAAGTGAACAGTGCCTCCCAATGATAGCTCATGACACATTCCCAAATCATTTAAACATGGATATTGGCACAACAGTTTTCCTAGATTGTCGGGCCATGGCTGAGCCAGAACCCGAAATTTATTGGGTCACTCCTCTTGGAAATAAGATAACTGTGGATACACTTTCAGATAAATACAAGCTAAGTAGCGAAGGTACTTTAGAAATATCTAACATACAAGTTGAAGACTCAGGAAGATATACTTGTGTCGCCCAGAATGTTGAAGGGGCTGACACACGTGTAGTGACAATTAAGGTTAATGGAACCCTTCTGGATGGTACCCAGGTGCTGAAAATATATGTCAAGCAGACAGAATCTCATTCCATCTTAGTGTCCTGGAAAGTCAATTCCAATGTCATGACATCAAACTTAAAATGGTCATCTGCCACCATGAAGATTGACAATCCTCACATAACCTATACTGCCAGGGTCCCGGTAGATGTTCATGAGTACAACCTAACACATCTGCAGCCTTCTACAGATTATGAAGTGTGTCTCACAGTGTCTAATATTCATCAGCAGACTCAGAAGTCATGTGTGAATGTCACAACTAAAAATGCCGCCTTTGCACTGGACATTTCTGATCAAGAAACAAGTACAGCCCTTGCTGCAGTAATGGGGTCCATGTTTGCCGTCATTAGCCTTGCATCTATTGCTGTGTACATTGCCAAAAGGTTTAAGAGAAAAAACTACCACCACTCATTAAAAAAGTATATGCAAAAAACTTCTTCAATCCCACTAAATGAGCTGTACCCACCACTCATTAATCTCTGGGAGGGTGAcagtgagaaagacaaagatggtTCTGCAGACACCAAGCCAACCCAGGTTGACACATCCAGAAGCTATTACATGTGGTAA